Proteins from a single region of Phyllopteryx taeniolatus isolate TA_2022b chromosome 10, UOR_Ptae_1.2, whole genome shotgun sequence:
- the rnf4 gene encoding RING finger protein 4 isoform X1, whose amino-acid sequence MSNTAERKRRAVESPLVSGSTKPRAGASRAANGDRRAYGSRAAVNRRRSSPRGSRAPHPPAATETIDVMDGQEDGIEEVVDLTSEAAEVSHVVDLTNNDSVLLVDEGLDGRRNSPAESYVVSDDDDVTPLPGADVLSSLQAQSSARLWRAGVWWCPQSAATSSAASACEMPSAALSRAPRAANASRLDSTTPSTFDQHPLCTFFLICKSNKRLCPCLCA is encoded by the exons ATGAGCAACACT GCGGAGAGGAAGCGAAGGGCCGTGGAGAGCCCGCTCGTGTCCGGAAGCACCAAACCCCGCGCCGGCGCTAGCAGGGCCGCCAACGGCGACAGAAGGGCTTATGGTAGCAGAGCGGCAGTCAACAGACGAAGAAGCAGCCCCAGAGGGAGCCGGGCCCCGCACCCGCCGGCCGCCACCGAGACCATCGACGTGATGGACGGCCAAGAGGACG GCATCGAGGAGGTGGTCGATCTGACGTCCGAGGCGGCCGAAGTGTCGCACGTCGTTGACCTGACCAACAACGACTCTGTGCTG CTGGTGGATGAAG GTCTCGACGGCAGGAGAAATTCCCCAGCGGAAAGTTACGTTGtcagcgacgacgacgacgtgaCCCCTCTACCCGGTGCCGACGTCTTGTCCTCGCTCCAGGCCCAGAGCTCTGCCAG aTTGTGGAGAGCGGGCGTCTGGTGGTGTCCACAAAGTGCGGCCACGTCTTCTGCAGCCAGTGCCTGCGAGATGCCCTCCGCCGCTCTCTCACGTGCCCCACGTGCCGCAAACGCCTCACGTCTCGACAGTACCACCCCATCTACATTTGATCAACACCcattgtgtactttttttttaatctgcaaatcAAATAAACGTTTGTGCCcttgtttgtgtgcgtga
- the sqstm1 gene encoding sequestosome-1 isoform X2: protein MSVTVKAYLLGKEESVREIRRFLVEQDAIGSFEHLCAKTCQMFSGLKRPAFNMYYKDCEGDLVAFSSDDELAMGVACMKDRVFRVYIKEKKEHRRDFPVHFTGTPESRGSPLGAPPVGVHANVTCDGCEGPVAGVRFKCSVCPDYDLCSACQVQGKHTEHPLLPIWHPLQALFPRGKLMKMRHCSKNQKCAAGAAPAGLCFLKNVGEGVAAMLSPLGIDVDIDVEHRGHRTKVTNQEQGGVEMAGAEGDAQPEKASAAAKESDDEWTHVTSKEVDPSSGELQSMKQAGKDEQDQEQGQEQEQGAPVAVQKAPSSLKAAALYPQLPPEADPRLVESLSHMLSMGFTDEGGWLTRLLQAKDFDIGAALDAIQYAKNPRRSQPQ, encoded by the exons ATGTCGGTGACGGTCAAGGCTTACCTGCTGGGCAAAGAGGAATCGGTTCGCGAGATCCGCAGGTTCCTGGTGGAACAGGACGCGATCGGAAGCTTCGAACATCTGTGCGCCAAAACTTGCCAAATGTTCTCTGGACTCAAGAGGCCCGCGTTCAACATGTACTACAAAG ACTGCGAGGGCGACCTGGTGGCCTTCTCGTCGGATGACGAGCTCGCGATGGGCGTCGCCTGCATGAAGGATCGCGTCTTCCGGGTTTACATCAAAG AGAAGAAGGAGCACCGTCGCGACTTCCCCGTTCACTTCACCGGCACTCCAGAGTCGCGCGGCAGCCCTCTCGGCGCGCCGCCCGTCGGTGTGCACGCCAACGTGACGTGCGATGGCTGCGAGGGTCCGGTGGCGGGGGTCCGCTTCAAGTGCAGCGTGTGTCCCGACTACGACCTTTGCTCCGCTTGCCAGGTGCAAGGGAAGCACACCGAACACCCTCTGCTGCCCATCTGGCACCCCCTGCAG gcACTGTTCCCACGGGGAAAACTGATGAAGATGCGGCACTGCAGCAAGAACCAGAAGTGTGCCGCAGGTGCCGCCCCCGCTG GCCTCTGCTTCCTGAAGAACGTGGGCGAGGGCGTGGCGGCCATGCTGAGCCCGCTAG GCATTGACGTGGACATCGATGTGGAGCACCGGGGGCACAGGACCAAGGTGACCAATCAGGAGCAAGGGGGTGTGGAGATGGCCGGAGCTGAGGGGGACGCTCAACCCGAAAAG GCTTCAGCTGCTGCCAAAGAGTCCGATGACGAGTGGACTCACGTCACCAGCAAGGAGGTGGACCCCTCTAGTGGAGAACTGCAGTCCATGAAGCAGGCTGGGAAAGACGAGCAGGATCAGGAGCAGGGGCAGGAGCAGGAGCAGGGCGCTCCCGTGGCGGTCCAAAAGGCTCCTTCGAGCTTGAAGGCGGCAGCGCTGTACCCTCAACTTCCTCCAG AGGCGGACCCCCGCCTGGTGGAGTCTCTGAGTCACATGTTATCCATGGGCTTCACCGACGAGGGCGGCTGGCTGACACGcctcctccaggccaaagattTCGACATCGGCGCCGCCCTCGACGCCATCCAGTACGCCAAGAACCCCCGCCGCTCGCAGCCGCAGTGA
- the mrnip gene encoding MRN complex-interacting protein isoform X2, producing MSQMFHVVKCFRCDCFQVQQVKKVKKWTCKVCGEKQSLLKEFAGGSGADCGRHVRRLNAGRGAASEEAAARSLRKRQEEQTGSGDRRHQQQVSRWSKYVDPPEDDDNEDILKDVCCFHGNSMTDRKRKLDADGRHRSNVDTPDVRRRPPPSSGPDVAVTWPRPLLPASSSTSDRGSAAPFVTADGGPRPRPLLPASSMFDSGEDFDDF from the exons ATGTCCCAAATGTTTCACGTCGTCAAATGTTTCCGCTGCGACTGCTTCCAAGTGCAACAG GTGAAGAAGGTGAAAAAGTGGACTTGCAAAGTGTGCGGGGAGAAACAATCTCTGCTCAAG GAGTTCGCCGGCGGCAGCGGAGCGGACTGCGGGCGACACGTTCGGAGACTGAACGCCGGGAGGGGGGCCGCGTCCGAGGAAGCGGCCGCGCGCTCGCTACG GAAGCGGCAGGAAGagcagacaggaagtggagacCGTCGCCATCAACAGCAA GTGAGCCGCTGGAGCAAATATGTGGACCCGCCCGAGGACGACGACAATGAAGACATTTTAAAGGATGTGtgttgtttccatggcaacagcatGACTGACAG GAAGAGGAAGCTCGACGCCGACGGCCGCCATCGG TCGAACGTCGACACTCCCGACGTGAGGCGCAGACCGCCGCCGTCTTCGGGACCCGACGTCGCCGTCACGTGGCCCCGCCCCCTGCTTCCCGCTTCCTCCTCCACGTCTGACCGCGGATCCGCGGCGCCGTTCGTCACGGCCGACGGCGGCCCGcggccccgccccctccttccCGCTTCCTCCATGTTTGACAGTGGAGAAGACTTTGATGACTTCTGA
- the sqstm1 gene encoding sequestosome-1 isoform X1 produces MSVTVKAYLLGKEESVREIRRFLVEQDAIGSFEHLCAKTCQMFSGLKRPAFNMYYKDCEGDLVAFSSDDELAMGVACMKDRVFRVYIKEKKEHRRDFPVHFTGTPESRGSPLGAPPVGVHANVTCDGCEGPVAGVRFKCSVCPDYDLCSACQVQGKHTEHPLLPIWHPLQALFPRGKLMKMRHCSKNQKCAAGAAPAAGLCFLKNVGEGVAAMLSPLGIDVDIDVEHRGHRTKVTNQEQGGVEMAGAEGDAQPEKASAAAKESDDEWTHVTSKEVDPSSGELQSMKQAGKDEQDQEQGQEQEQGAPVAVQKAPSSLKAAALYPQLPPEADPRLVESLSHMLSMGFTDEGGWLTRLLQAKDFDIGAALDAIQYAKNPRRSQPQ; encoded by the exons ATGTCGGTGACGGTCAAGGCTTACCTGCTGGGCAAAGAGGAATCGGTTCGCGAGATCCGCAGGTTCCTGGTGGAACAGGACGCGATCGGAAGCTTCGAACATCTGTGCGCCAAAACTTGCCAAATGTTCTCTGGACTCAAGAGGCCCGCGTTCAACATGTACTACAAAG ACTGCGAGGGCGACCTGGTGGCCTTCTCGTCGGATGACGAGCTCGCGATGGGCGTCGCCTGCATGAAGGATCGCGTCTTCCGGGTTTACATCAAAG AGAAGAAGGAGCACCGTCGCGACTTCCCCGTTCACTTCACCGGCACTCCAGAGTCGCGCGGCAGCCCTCTCGGCGCGCCGCCCGTCGGTGTGCACGCCAACGTGACGTGCGATGGCTGCGAGGGTCCGGTGGCGGGGGTCCGCTTCAAGTGCAGCGTGTGTCCCGACTACGACCTTTGCTCCGCTTGCCAGGTGCAAGGGAAGCACACCGAACACCCTCTGCTGCCCATCTGGCACCCCCTGCAG gcACTGTTCCCACGGGGAAAACTGATGAAGATGCGGCACTGCAGCAAGAACCAGAAGTGTGCCGCAGGTGCCGCCCCCGCTG CAGGCCTCTGCTTCCTGAAGAACGTGGGCGAGGGCGTGGCGGCCATGCTGAGCCCGCTAG GCATTGACGTGGACATCGATGTGGAGCACCGGGGGCACAGGACCAAGGTGACCAATCAGGAGCAAGGGGGTGTGGAGATGGCCGGAGCTGAGGGGGACGCTCAACCCGAAAAG GCTTCAGCTGCTGCCAAAGAGTCCGATGACGAGTGGACTCACGTCACCAGCAAGGAGGTGGACCCCTCTAGTGGAGAACTGCAGTCCATGAAGCAGGCTGGGAAAGACGAGCAGGATCAGGAGCAGGGGCAGGAGCAGGAGCAGGGCGCTCCCGTGGCGGTCCAAAAGGCTCCTTCGAGCTTGAAGGCGGCAGCGCTGTACCCTCAACTTCCTCCAG AGGCGGACCCCCGCCTGGTGGAGTCTCTGAGTCACATGTTATCCATGGGCTTCACCGACGAGGGCGGCTGGCTGACACGcctcctccaggccaaagattTCGACATCGGCGCCGCCCTCGACGCCATCCAGTACGCCAAGAACCCCCGCCGCTCGCAGCCGCAGTGA
- the mrnip gene encoding MRN complex-interacting protein isoform X3, with protein MSQMFHVVKCFRCDCFQVQQEFAGGSGADCGRHVRRLNAGRGAASEEAAARSLRKRQEEQTGSGDRRHQQQVFPTQVSRWSKYVDPPEDDDNEDILKDVCCFHGNSMTDRKRKLDADGRHRSNVDTPDVRRRPPPSSGPDVAVTWPRPLLPASSSTSDRGSAAPFVTADGGPRPRPLLPASSMFDSGEDFDDF; from the exons ATGTCCCAAATGTTTCACGTCGTCAAATGTTTCCGCTGCGACTGCTTCCAAGTGCAACAG GAGTTCGCCGGCGGCAGCGGAGCGGACTGCGGGCGACACGTTCGGAGACTGAACGCCGGGAGGGGGGCCGCGTCCGAGGAAGCGGCCGCGCGCTCGCTACG GAAGCGGCAGGAAGagcagacaggaagtggagacCGTCGCCATCAACAGCAA GTGTTCCCCACCCAGGTGAGCCGCTGGAGCAAATATGTGGACCCGCCCGAGGACGACGACAATGAAGACATTTTAAAGGATGTGtgttgtttccatggcaacagcatGACTGACAG GAAGAGGAAGCTCGACGCCGACGGCCGCCATCGG TCGAACGTCGACACTCCCGACGTGAGGCGCAGACCGCCGCCGTCTTCGGGACCCGACGTCGCCGTCACGTGGCCCCGCCCCCTGCTTCCCGCTTCCTCCTCCACGTCTGACCGCGGATCCGCGGCGCCGTTCGTCACGGCCGACGGCGGCCCGcggccccgccccctccttccCGCTTCCTCCATGTTTGACAGTGGAGAAGACTTTGATGACTTCTGA
- the rnf4 gene encoding RING finger protein 4 isoform X2 encodes MSNTAERKRRAVESPLVSGSTKPRAGASRAANGDRRAYGSRAAVNRRRSSPRGSRAPHPPAATETIDVMDGQEDGIEEVVDLTSEAAEVSHVVDLTNNDSVLLVDEGLDGRRNSPAESYVVSDDDDVTPLPGADVLSSLQAQSSARLAPGAISCPVCMDSYSEIVESGRLVVSTKCGHVFCSQCLRDALRRSLTCPTCRKRLTSRQYHPIYI; translated from the exons ATGAGCAACACT GCGGAGAGGAAGCGAAGGGCCGTGGAGAGCCCGCTCGTGTCCGGAAGCACCAAACCCCGCGCCGGCGCTAGCAGGGCCGCCAACGGCGACAGAAGGGCTTATGGTAGCAGAGCGGCAGTCAACAGACGAAGAAGCAGCCCCAGAGGGAGCCGGGCCCCGCACCCGCCGGCCGCCACCGAGACCATCGACGTGATGGACGGCCAAGAGGACG GCATCGAGGAGGTGGTCGATCTGACGTCCGAGGCGGCCGAAGTGTCGCACGTCGTTGACCTGACCAACAACGACTCTGTGCTG CTGGTGGATGAAG GTCTCGACGGCAGGAGAAATTCCCCAGCGGAAAGTTACGTTGtcagcgacgacgacgacgtgaCCCCTCTACCCGGTGCCGACGTCTTGTCCTCGCTCCAGGCCCAGAGCTCTGCCAG GTTAGCACCCGGAGCCATCAGCTGTCCGGTGTGTATGGACTCGTACTCGGAG aTTGTGGAGAGCGGGCGTCTGGTGGTGTCCACAAAGTGCGGCCACGTCTTCTGCAGCCAGTGCCTGCGAGATGCCCTCCGCCGCTCTCTCACGTGCCCCACGTGCCGCAAACGCCTCACGTCTCGACAGTACCACCCCATCTACATTTGA
- the mrnip gene encoding MRN complex-interacting protein isoform X1 yields the protein MSQMFHVVKCFRCDCFQVQQVKKVKKWTCKVCGEKQSLLKEFAGGSGADCGRHVRRLNAGRGAASEEAAARSLRKRQEEQTGSGDRRHQQQVFPTQVSRWSKYVDPPEDDDNEDILKDVCCFHGNSMTDRKRKLDADGRHRSNVDTPDVRRRPPPSSGPDVAVTWPRPLLPASSSTSDRGSAAPFVTADGGPRPRPLLPASSMFDSGEDFDDF from the exons ATGTCCCAAATGTTTCACGTCGTCAAATGTTTCCGCTGCGACTGCTTCCAAGTGCAACAG GTGAAGAAGGTGAAAAAGTGGACTTGCAAAGTGTGCGGGGAGAAACAATCTCTGCTCAAG GAGTTCGCCGGCGGCAGCGGAGCGGACTGCGGGCGACACGTTCGGAGACTGAACGCCGGGAGGGGGGCCGCGTCCGAGGAAGCGGCCGCGCGCTCGCTACG GAAGCGGCAGGAAGagcagacaggaagtggagacCGTCGCCATCAACAGCAA GTGTTCCCCACCCAGGTGAGCCGCTGGAGCAAATATGTGGACCCGCCCGAGGACGACGACAATGAAGACATTTTAAAGGATGTGtgttgtttccatggcaacagcatGACTGACAG GAAGAGGAAGCTCGACGCCGACGGCCGCCATCGG TCGAACGTCGACACTCCCGACGTGAGGCGCAGACCGCCGCCGTCTTCGGGACCCGACGTCGCCGTCACGTGGCCCCGCCCCCTGCTTCCCGCTTCCTCCTCCACGTCTGACCGCGGATCCGCGGCGCCGTTCGTCACGGCCGACGGCGGCCCGcggccccgccccctccttccCGCTTCCTCCATGTTTGACAGTGGAGAAGACTTTGATGACTTCTGA